tagttaataatgattgaaataatctgtcgactatccccttcacgatgctgtagtcactatcttttttaagtagtgagtccagtacttcaacttttccttcgtcaactttaatgtctaacaagatccagtgaaAACTgtatgcgcatacgtttgcatgtataaattaagcgggcatgtgtataacactaatcaactataaccctaaaccctatacacttattaacatctagctagtaaacaaaaacagaatttgtagtacaagacagtgtgactcactcgaagttgcaaggaagtagtatatcttcattgctccagcatgcatttctctacatcttgtctacatcatTCCAATTttcatgtgtattcattaacggtatttgggtcaatgaacccaatgccatagcgtccagcttttttcatttcatacatcttcatcctgcataataccacagaaaagaatatatagtgaggatatataattacagataattaatgatcaatcaatgagcactagagctagcttgagacttaaattacagaaagaaatcacttatagacaatagcaactgacgatagatttgtcgagtgcatcttgattgaataactgaaatagttctgaatactcaacggacagagctttcttattgaagCAATGATCTTCCttgacttgcaccatgagggactctcgattggaaatcttggtaattttcatgtaccaatcatgcaattcatacattctcgttgggaggttcttgacctcctcgggctcgaccaaaggttggccccgaacatatttccgttttatttcctcctctctaagcggagacatgggctcgataccgaggagttgtccaacagtgatcttgagcatttcagcctgcattatatttaaatggatgctcgggtcaatattcattgtgaatggagcaatttcatcaaacttttcataatcttctgacatgtctgtcttgtcatccactcccacgatgtttctcttcccagaaagaactatctggcgctttggctcatcgtatgatgcattcgcttccttatcttttctttttctcggcttggtagacatatccttcacatagaaaacttgtgccacatcattagctaggatgaatggttcgtctgcatacgcaagattgttgagatccactgttgtcattccatactgcgggtcttccgttaccccgcctcgtgccatattgacccatttgcaccgaaacaaagggaccttcaaaccacgtccatagtcaagttcccatatctccactatgtaaccataatatgtttcctttcccgtcttggttgttgcatcaaagcggacaccactgttttggttggtgctcttcttatcttgggcgatcgtgtaaaatgtattaccatttatctcgtaccctttgaaagtcattatattcgaagatggtaactgggacagcgagtacaggtcatcttcaatagaggcgtcatgcatggtacgtgtctgcaaccagccggcgaaacttctggtttgttcacgtgtaatccagtcatcagaccgctccgggtgtttggagcgtagaaaattcttgtgttcgtccatatacggagctaccaaggcggaattctgtagaactgtgtagtgtgcttcagtgagagaatgtccgtccatacatattatttgattcccttctagcgtgccttttccatccagtctgcccttatgccgcgattcagggacaccaatcggcttaaggtcaggaataaagtcaatacaaaactcaatgacctcctcattttcatggccctggagatgcttccttctggcctagcacggttatgaacatatttctttaagactcccatgaacctctcaaggggaacatattgtgtagaaatacaggacccaaaacgttaatctcttcgcataggtgaactaggacgtgcgtcatgatgttgaagaaggatggtgggaacaccaactcgaaactgacaagacattgcaccaaatcattctctaaccttggtatgatttctggatcgattaccttctgagagattgcattgaggaatgcacatagcttcacaatggctaatcgaacgtatccggtagaagccccctcaatgcaaccggaagcagttgcgtcataatcacgtggcagtcatgagactttaggttctggaactttttttctgccatgtttattattccctttatattcgacgagaagccagacggtaccttaatactgagcaggcattcaaaaaagatttccttcttttctttggtaagagcgtagctggcatgaccctgatgtatgccatcttttccatgcatacgttgttggtcctcccgtgcctcaggtgtatcttttgtcttcccatacacacccaagaagccaagcagggtcacgcaaagatttttcgtcacgtgcatcatgtcgattgcagagcggacccctaggtctttccaatagggcaggtcccaaaatatagatttcttcttccacatgggtacGCGTCCGTCAACGTCATTCGAAACAGGTtatccgccaggaccctttccaaagactaccttcaaatccttgactatatcatgtacatcagcaccagtacggtggcgaggcttcgcccggtgatccgcctcacctttgaaatgcttgcctttctttcttacgggatgtctgctcggaagaaatcgacaatgtcccaggtacacattcttcctacaattgtccaaatatatactgtcggtatcatccaaacagtgcgtgcatgcgcggtatcccttgtttgtctgtcctgaaaggttactgagagcaggccaatcattgatggtcacgaacaccaaggcctttaggtcaaattcttcccccatgtgctcatcccacgcacgtacacctgttccattccacagctgtaagagttcttcaactaatggccttaggtacacatcaatgtcgttgccgggttgcttagggccttggatgagcactacatcataatgaacttccgcttcaagcacaaccaaggaggaaggttatacaaccATAGAGTCACAgaccaggtgctatggttgctgctctgctccccaaaaggattaatgccatctacgcttagaccaaaccatacgttccttgcgtcatctgcaaactccttcccgtactttctctcgatttttctccactgtgacccgtcagtgggtactctcaactttccgtctttcttacggtcttctctgtgccatcgcatcgccttggcatgctctttgttttggaacaaagaggaagaggggaagaacagagaggagaggggaaaggggaagaacagagcgagctcgggtggaagaagggtttatgtaggacgacctttagcaccggttcgtgccacgaaccggtactaaaggtgctggaggggcccaggactgacaacatcctgccaccactcactttagtaccggtccgtggcacgaaccggtgctaaaggtcggccacgaaccggtactaatgaaagcggccggctagccgttggaaccggcactaatgcacacattagtgccggctcaaaagcaaaccggcactaatgtgcttgacatttgaccatttttctactagtgagatcACATTGATATTCCTGCTTGCCAATTCCGTAGCAACTGCTTTTGTGAAACCAATGACCCCAGCCTTGGCAGCACTGTAATTAGCCTGCCCAGCATTGCCAGTAAGACCAACGACTGATGCTATGTTGATGACTCTTCCCTGCATTAAACATAAATAAGTAGCTTATAACCGATAACAAAAAAATTGATGAGGTGACTTCTGATTCTGAGCAGGGCTTCTTTTATGAAGAACAAACACAGTATCCTACTAAGTCTAAGAGGGACAAACTAGTTCTCTTGCTTTGGTGCACTAGCAACATGGTATGGCCTTATACAAATTTTCTTTCAGCTCTACGTGTTTCAGAAACACAATAAAGCAAAGTAAGGAGGCCACCTTTTTGTCCTTCAGCTATGAAGTTAAGTGTAATTGAATCACCTAGTAGCTATGAAGTAAGGATACAGCTATGAAGCTTGCAAAGGTGTAATTGAAGTACTCCCTTCGTCAtcaagttagtacaaagttgagtcacttattttgggacagagggagtgtATGATTAATAGGACCAGGGGCTAACGCATACCAAAAATATTAAACTCCGATAAGTAGCGCATGGTAGCAAAAATGTTCAAACCAATTCAAAGAatgaaacaaaacaaaaaccttCTTTTTCTTCGTCATTATTTTTGTGGCAGCCTGTAAAGAATGTGCAGGTGTAAGAAGCATAAACATTATTCAAGTACAAAATTTTCAAGAAATAAAGGGACGAGCACGTACCTTTGTACAGAGAAAAACACCAGTAAGATTTAGACCAATTACTTCTTGCCACTGGGATTCCGCCATCCACGTCAACAACGTGTCTCGCGTAATCCCTGGTTACAGAATGTTATTTCACATGCAGAAAAACAAATTAACAGTAGAGAAAGCTAAACTGGTGCAAACTAACTGTTGGTACCTGCCTGCATTATTTACCAGGATGTCAATTGTTCCCCATTTATCAAGAGCCTGGTGAAATCCATAAACTAATGATAACCAAGTTTACATAATCTGATCAATATATAGGTAGAAGGAAAACATTTTCCATTCATTAAAAAGTTGCACTTACTGCTTTCATCATAGATTCTACATCAGCTTCTTTAGAAACATCTCCTCCAAAGGTAATAGCCTGACCACCAGCTGCTTCAATCTGCAAAATAGGATTACATTGCAAATAAATCAGTGCATTTAGGCTTAGCAgagaaaaaatgaagaaaaaaaacAGTTTAACAAATAAAAAAAACTAGATGCCTCTCCCGAAACTAACAATGTTTTAATGGTGGTATCAGTGTATTTTTAGCTAGATGAATCAACATTAGAAAAATACAATTGATTTCTTTTAGCCTTTACGAACTATTATTGTTACCATCTACTAGTCTGAAAAAGAAATTACAATGGGCCGATGAAATTTTCCGAAACTAATACCAAATGACTATATTTCACACTGCATTGGATGATTTCTGAAACAGATCAACACAAGGGTCATGTTTACTTGATCATAAATGAGAATGAAAATTCAGCACAACTGTGTTTTTTCTTACTCAGATAAGAGGTCAGAAATAATAACAACGACTAATATGCATGTCCGACGTTGCTGAGAACTAAGGGGCAAAATTCGGCAAGTAAAATATCTAATCTATTTGCAATGGCAACCGAAACAACTAATTTAATACTCCTTATGGCAATCACCAGTTACAGTCTGTCTTCGAATATCTTGTAACTGTATGATGCAAATTAACAAACGGGTAAGCAGATATTAAAAAAAATATGTGCACATATTATGTTTTAATCAACCATCTCACCTCTTTGGAGACTGCTTCAGCCTCTTTGGAGGATCGTGCATAATTCACTAGGACCTGCAGGCAAAGTCGGCGTGAGGTCCCTGGGGTTAAATTTAGCGTTGTGCAAATGGGGAGGAGATAGCCATTTGCATATGCAAGAAGAGAGTTATAACTATACAACCACATACATATCTGGCCATCTAGGAATATCTATTGCTTTGAGTTAGAAGAAGAATGTGAGGTTGCATCTTTCAGAAATAAATGGCACTGAATCCACTCTTTCTGCACATACAGAATGACAATCTAAGACAGCAAAGTAGCTCACCTTGCATCCAGCTTTTCCAAGAGTCAATGCAATGGCTTTTCCAATCCCTCTGGAAGCACCTGTAACGACAGCAACTGGAGCTTCCGGCTTTGTAGCATCCTGCACAACTGCTTGTTCAACAGCAGCAACATGGGTGCACACGCCATCGGTTTAGTAGCGCAAAAGGTAAAAAGAACCTCCCAACAGAGAATTTAGCCCTGAATTTACACCTACATGAGTGCTtaattagagagagagagagcgagagagagagagagatttcaTCTTTGTCATCTCATTAAGCCCTTGTATAGAAGTTTTCACCTCCAATCTAACAAAGTTATAACGGTGCTTAAATTGTTCAACCATCTGCTATTCTGCTTAACACTCACACTGAAGCACAAAAACAAAGTGGAGCAGTTCCTAGAAAATGCATTCATGTGGTGCATGAATCTTAGACCCCGATTGCACACAGCGCCACGTACGCTACAACGGATGGATCTTAGTTCTTAGACCCTGACGATCGAGTGGCAAAGAGTGgatagcataaaactaccacaATTCGTGTTATGGTTCCAAAAAACTATCGAAAATTTGTTTATGACTGATAACTACCACTTTTGGTGTCGTCTGTTTCAAAAAACTCAAAACACCCGTTGCTAAGAAATTAAACTGATTTATGACAGGTCGGGCCCACACCTAAACGAACCGTCAGTTTGACCGCTTGTTTGACCGTTAGCTGACATATgaggcccacatgtcagtctctTCCTCATTTCCTTCGCTCCTCTCTGCCTCCCTTCTCCTTCGACGTCTACTAGCTCAAATCCCCACCGGCAAAAGAACCCGAAGTTCACCGGAGACAGTGGCGCGGCCATAGCCGCCGGCCACACTACTGGCCACGCGCACGACCGCATCCACCCGCACAACGGCGCTCTTACGGACGGCGGCGTCTAGTAGGGCAACGGAGCGACGGCCACCTCTCCTTCCACCAGCGCCAGCCGCCCCTTCttccacctcgccggcgtcggccACCGCTCCTCCGGCTCCACTACAGCCTCCTCTCCCCAGACCCTCTTCTCCTCCCTGTACCATGCAGCCCGACGCGCCGCCCTCTACGTCGTGGAGCCATGGCGCCACCGGCCAGAGGCGCTGCCCCCCATTGCCGGCGAACCCCAGCAGCCACCACTCGTGCAGGGGTCCAGACGGACGTGGGTCGCGGTCGCGGGTGGCACGGGCGGCTAACTCCGGAAGGAGGCCTCCCTGGATGCGGTCGTCCATTGCGGCGTCCAGCATTGCGACGAAGCCGTCCACCCGCACCCTGTGCGTACTGGACGACGGCGACAGAAGGGAGCTccgcggcggcgccatggctgcTGCCGGCGAGCTCCTCACGGCGGCTGCTGGCCGGCGAGCATGGCTGCGGGCGCACAGCCATGGGAGGGACTTGATTGCTTTTTTCAAAAGATTACAGGGACCCGATTGCGTTTTTGAAACATTTACAGGGACCCAATtgttttttttgcgaggaagagacactgacatgtgggctccGCATGTCAGCTAACGGTCAAACAAGAGGTCAAACTGACGGTTCGTTTATATGCTGGTCCGACCAGTCAGAAGATGGATTAAAATGTTAACAACGGGTGTTTTGAgttttttgaaacagccgacACCAAAAATGGTAGTTATCAGTCACAAACAAATTTTTGGTAGTTTTTTAGAACCATAACACGAATtgtggtagttttatgctattcacTCAGTGGCAAACCAAACCAGCAGCGCGACGGAAGCCAAAGAGAAGGGCCATGCGTTACCGGAGGAGAAACCGCCGGCGGCTGCCCAGACGGCGCAGCCGGATCGGAGCGCGGACGGGCGGGCGGTGGCCCCGCCGAAGGAGACAAACCCCCTGCGGGCCGCGGCCGAGGCGGCGCGAGGCAATTGGGCGGCGGCCGCCCGGGACGAGAAGGATGCGGCCGAGGTGGCGGCGGCCATGAGCATgagggaggcggaggcggaggcgggaAGCCAGCGGGGCCAACGTGGCGTGCGATCGAGGAGGAGGGGTTTGGGGCTTTGGAAGGTCGAGCAAAAGCCAGGGCGTCTCATGGAAAAACTGACGTTCTGTCGTTCAGGGTTAGTTTCAAAAATGCTAGACATACGAGGTCTTACAGGCAATTACGGGCTCCTTCTAATCTAAACTAACTAAACATGCCCCTCAGCCCCTGATTTTCATGTGGGTGGGCCCATGTCCCGCCTAACCTCCAATTAAAAACTGCCTAATCACCCTGTAACACTTCTCAGCCCGTAATTATTTGTTGATGTAGCAAAGCTCGGTTAGTTCTGTCGCGATCCAGCGAACGAAAAGGGAAAACGTTCGCTGGGAGAACCCCCAGGTCGAACAGATAGCCTGTCAGGCCGTTAACTGGGCCTCTCCCCCTCCCAGCGTCGTCGTCCCATAAGCCGAAAAAATGCACATTATATTTGAAATAAATTTGATGCGCACATAGTCTGCTGGGCACCTTTTTTTTTTGTGCCCACACGGTTTTTACTCGTGTGCACAAAAAATCATTTTGCAAAAAAATCACAGATTATTCATTAAAAATAATAAAAGAACATAAATTAGCCAGAAATATATAAAAATTAAAAATCCTATGCATGCAAAAAAGGTGCCCATGATGTTTGTACCTAAAATGCCATGCATGCAAAGAGGAAATTACCATGATATGCTGAAAAGCACGAGGCCGTGAGCCGTTCGCTCGAGATCGACTCGTTTTTTGGTTCGAATCAAGATTGATTCGAAAAGAAACGAGCTGAGTACGAACACTTTTTGTAGCTTGATTGAGAAATGAGCCGATCTTGAGCCGATACCGGCTTGCTCGATTTTAACTCGATAGCTCGGCATGATATGTTAAATGATCATGCCATATATTAAATGAAAATAGGATAATTTATTACCATATATGCCGTCTAGGATTTTTCTCCACTTTATTTACAAGAAACATGGAGGCTTAATTAATTATAGACTAAATTTAGCCCTTATTATGGTACATGGTTGGTCGTGTGTTAAATATTCTGTTGTTTCTGGCAAAAGTTCACATCATATTCACCttcagtttttttttctttcactcGAGAAGACCACCGTCTGCTGCCAGTTCGTCCAACAGAAGATGAGCTCTCTCGAGTATGAAGAGATTGTTGTACCTTCAATTGGAGCAAGCCTGTTTTTTTTTCACTTTCACGTCATCTAGTTGGTACTAATATAGTTTATAAATAAACGAAGGATCTCTGAATTTTTCTACTATTATTTTTCTAGATCTGAGTTATAGTTAGACTGTTCAAGTGCAAAGTACTATTGGATAGGGAGACATGGTGGTCTTCTTTAGTAATAGAGAAACAGTACTGGAATATGATTAAGAGATCTCTGAAACGTGTATATATGAATGAACGGTACTAAAAGACTTTTGGCCAATAATTTGTTTTCCCAGTGTATATATGTCATGAATTGTTATAATATATCGATACTAGACATTCAGTTGTGCGAGAATAAGCCAAACTGCTTCTAAGAAATTTATATTATCATCATTCTGATTAGAAAAAAAATTAGTGCTTTTTTATGTCGTGTTGTGCCTTATGTAGTTGGAGTAATAGTcgtatattttatattttttatcatCTCATTTAGCTCGAAAATAGCTCGAGATCGTTACAGCTGATCATGAGTCATGTTCTACTGCTCGACCTTAAGCTTTATTAAGTTTGAGCTCGCTCGAATTTTAATATGAGTTGAGCTGAGCCAAGTCCAACTCGCTCGAACTCGACTTGTTTGCCTAGCCATGGTTTTTTGCCATCGTATAGACACTATGGCATAGGCCGTGGGGAAAAACAAGAAATATATACACTTTGCCACAACAATTATGGAGCTGCCATGGCAAGAAACTATTTTTTTTTTGTCATGACAACTAAAAATCACAAGGATTTAGACACGCAGGTAGTAGAAAAGTGCCATTTTGCTAGCTAACAAAATGCCATGTTTTtgggcaaatcatgtagaaactGCCAAGGGCAAAAATAATGGCAAAAATGCCAAGTTCTAAATTTTGCCATGTCACCTAGTAAAATTTGCCATGTCACTAATTCACAAAAGTGTAACAAGAATAGATTTGCCATGGCACATAAACTTGAAATGCCATGTCTCTAATTTAAAGAAAATACCATCCTCTAAATAATAAAATTGCCATGTTACCTAGAATAAAACTACCGTGTTATAAAAGGTAAAAATGCCATGGTCTAAAATAAGTAAAATTGCCATGGTGCCTAAAACGAAAAGTTGCATAtggcaaaaaaaaaaacttgaGCCAAAAAATTTTTATGATGTGGTGGTGATTATCTACAGAAATGCCATTATTAACATTTGGCCAAAAGTGGACCATTCAAAACAATCATACAAAAAATGCCTTGCGAAGCAAATTCAAACAAACATACAATTTGCCATTCGAATGTTTGAACAAACATTCCTACTATTCGCTCATAGGGACAAAAAAGGATGCCATGCAATCAAAACTGAGATAATGAAATAATGACATCATGATATATGAAACAACTCTAACAATTTGCCATGGGAATAAAATGCCATGGCAAAAAAATGTAACTTCTGGCAGATTACAATTTCTTCATAGTTAGCTGAATTTTGCAAAAATGTGACAAAATATTAGGACTCCCAAGTATTAGGTTCTCATGGCAAATGTAACAAAAATATCATGGCAAAAATGACTCAAGCCAATGGCAATTTGCAAAAGGAGGACAAGTACTGTTGTACATGGCAAAAATTATCTAAAAAATGCAAAAATGGTCAATGATGCATTAGGATCTCGTTTCAAGTTTCTCACGGCAGTAAGATGTCAACAAATGTCCACTACAgtttcagaagaaaaaaaaactataCAAGGTATTGTATTTGGGAGGGGTAGAGCTGAAGTGGACGCGGTGGAGCTTGCCCACGCCGGCGGGGAGCTCGCGGATGGCAATGTAGACTCCGGGCTTGCGGACAAGTTGGACGATGGCGTTGGGGATGCAGATCCAAGTGAGGAGGCACGGGAGGTCGCCAGAGATGACGACCACGGAGGACGGAGGCAGGCAGCAGCGGCGTGCCGTAGGAGAGGGCGCGGAGCTCTTGAAAAGCAAGCAGCGGCGACAACAGGAGTTACAGAGAGGAGATGAAAGACCACGAGAAGaggggaaggaagaagagaacgGCGGCTCACCAGAGAACGGTCGGTGGCGGGGAGCGGTCAACGGTGGGGGCGCGGTCGGCATCATGGCCGCCGCCATGGTCGCCGGGAcccctctctctttcctctcTGCACACAGACTCTCTCTAAATGTAGGGGGGCTAGGAGTTTTTTTTTCTTCGGAAAAATGAAATCTCTCACCACAACACAgcggaataaataaaaataaggCAATTCCAAGTATAGATAAAACTAAGAATGGAATTGACTTTGAGGAAAAACTACTACGAACTACTGAGATATATCTAGCAGAACTGATGTGAGGAGAATCACCAAGTAGCTGTAGATGAAAAACATGCGAACATACAAACATATCGACTTAAGAATGGCGAGACAGAATACGAGGGATAACATGATGAACAAACATAGAGATATGTTATTCAGTTACAAAGAACTGATCACAGAATGAGAGGTATGCTGGTACAGCCGGTGGGGTGGCCGGAAATGGTGGCGGCGGGGTGACCCGAAACCCAAGCGCCCTGCCCTTTACAAAAAATTGATGTTTGTTCCAGCTTGTGCTTCTAGGAAGCTAGAAGTAGCAAAAGCTGAAGCTTTAGCCCAAACAAACAGGGGCATGGTATTCAAATCGCTTCATAATTGAGTTATGAAGTCAATCTACAGACAGCGGAAGCAAAAGATATCGTGCATAAAATTGTAAAAGTATGCAGATATGGCA
The sequence above is a segment of the Aegilops tauschii subsp. strangulata cultivar AL8/78 chromosome 6, Aet v6.0, whole genome shotgun sequence genome. Coding sequences within it:
- the LOC109737090 gene encoding 3-oxoacyl-[acyl-carrier-protein] reductase 4-like translates to MAAATSAASFSSRAAAAQLPRAASAAARRGFVSFGGATARPSALRSGCAVWAAAGGFSSGVCTHVAAVEQAVVQDATKPEAPVAVVTGASRGIGKAIALTLGKAGCKVLVNYARSSKEAEAVSKEIEAAGGQAITFGGDVSKEADVESMMKAALDKWGTIDILVNNAGITRDTLLTWMAESQWQEVIGLNLTGVFLCTKAATKIMTKKKKGRVINIASVVGLTGNAGQANYSAAKAGVIGFTKAVATELASRNINVNAIAPGFIASDMTAELGEELEKRILSTIPLGRYVQPLEVAGLVEFLALNPAASYITGQVFVIDGGMVM